A genome region from Bradyrhizobium commune includes the following:
- a CDS encoding ribose-phosphate pyrophosphokinase, whose translation MSAKNGSIKLVSGNSNPALAQAIAQGLDLPLTKAVVRRFADMEIFVEIQENVRGSDAFIIQSTSFPANDHLMELLIITDALRRSSARRITAVLPYFGYARQDRKSGSRTPISAKLVANLITQAGVDRVMTLDLHAGQIQGFFDIPTDNLYAAPLMVRDIKERFDLSKVMVISPDVGGVARARGLAKRINTPLAIVDKRRERAGESEVMNVIGDVSGYTCILIDDIVDSGGTLVNAADALIAKGAKDVYAYITHGVLSGGAAARIAGSKLRELVITDSILPTEAVVKAPNIRTLPIASLISDAIARTAAEESVSSLFD comes from the coding sequence ATGTCGGCCAAGAACGGCTCCATCAAGCTCGTCTCCGGCAACTCCAATCCCGCTCTCGCGCAAGCCATCGCGCAGGGCCTGGACCTGCCGCTGACCAAAGCGGTGGTGCGGCGCTTCGCGGACATGGAGATCTTCGTCGAGATCCAGGAGAACGTCCGCGGCTCGGATGCCTTCATCATCCAGTCGACCTCGTTCCCGGCGAACGACCATCTGATGGAATTGCTGATCATCACCGACGCGCTGCGCCGCTCTTCTGCGCGCCGCATCACCGCGGTGCTGCCTTATTTCGGCTACGCCCGGCAGGACCGCAAATCGGGCTCGCGCACGCCGATCTCGGCCAAGCTCGTCGCCAATCTGATCACCCAGGCCGGCGTCGATCGCGTCATGACGCTCGATTTGCATGCCGGCCAGATCCAGGGCTTCTTCGACATCCCGACCGACAATCTCTACGCCGCGCCGCTGATGGTGCGCGACATCAAGGAGCGGTTCGACCTCTCCAAGGTGATGGTGATCTCGCCCGACGTCGGCGGCGTGGCACGTGCGCGCGGCTTGGCCAAGCGCATAAACACCCCGCTCGCGATCGTCGACAAGCGGCGCGAACGGGCGGGCGAATCCGAAGTCATGAACGTGATTGGCGATGTCTCCGGCTACACCTGCATCCTGATCGACGACATCGTCGACTCCGGCGGCACGCTGGTGAACGCAGCCGATGCGCTGATCGCCAAGGGCGCCAAGGACGTCTACGCCTACATCACCCACGGCGTCCTCTCCGGCGGCGCGGCGGCCCGGATCGCAGGCTCCAAGCTGAGGGAGCTCGTGATCACCGACTCGATCCTGCCGACCGAGGCGGTGGTCAAGGCGCCGAACATCCGCACGCTGCCGATCGCCAGCCTGATCTCTGACGCGATCGCGCGCACCGCGGCGGAAGAATCGGTGTCGAGCCTGTTCGACTAA
- a CDS encoding SRPBCC family protein: protein MQMNDSQRIPASRNQVWAALNDPDVLKQCIPGCQSLEVTGPNEMTATVIFKVGPVKATFSGKVTLSDLDPPNAYRISGEGSGGVAGFAKGSAVVRLTTEGATATVLHYDVDAQIGGKLAQLGARLINSTATKLAGEFFKSFADVVGAKAEAGA from the coding sequence ATGCAGATGAATGACAGCCAGCGCATCCCCGCCTCACGCAATCAGGTGTGGGCCGCGCTGAACGATCCAGATGTGCTGAAACAGTGCATCCCCGGCTGTCAGTCGCTGGAGGTGACCGGTCCGAACGAGATGACGGCGACGGTGATCTTCAAGGTCGGCCCGGTGAAGGCGACCTTCAGCGGCAAGGTGACGTTGTCCGATCTCGATCCGCCCAACGCCTATCGCATCTCGGGCGAAGGCTCCGGCGGCGTCGCCGGCTTTGCCAAGGGCAGTGCGGTGGTGCGGCTGACAACCGAGGGCGCGACCGCCACGGTGCTGCACTATGACGTCGACGCCCAGATCGGCGGCAAGCTCGCCCAGCTAGGCGCGCGGCTCATCAACTCGACCGCGACCAAGCTCGCGGGGGAGTTTTTCAAGTCGTTTGCAGATGTGGTCGGCGCGAAGGCCGAGGCGGGTGCGTAG
- a CDS encoding XdhC family protein, translating into MTAHVEVLDLVAQMKAAERAFVLATVVRTVSVTAAKAGAKAIIAADGTIVAGWIGGGCARGAVLKAAREALADGAPRMVSVQPENLLAELGVSAGESRDGIRFASNMCPSKGTMDIFVEPVLPHPSLVILGASPVALSLAAQARVLGYHVTLAAPAADLAAKPDADAIIDGYQLGELNDAKRFVVVSTQGKGDEAALRAAVATKADYHAFVGSRRKMASLRAKLIAEGATAAGTDDVKAPAGLDLGAITPEEIAMSILAEITVERRRGQRAANQIASRE; encoded by the coding sequence ATGACCGCTCATGTCGAAGTGCTCGATCTCGTGGCGCAGATGAAGGCTGCCGAGCGCGCCTTCGTGCTCGCGACGGTGGTGCGGACGGTGTCGGTGACGGCAGCGAAGGCTGGCGCCAAGGCGATCATCGCGGCCGACGGCACCATCGTCGCGGGTTGGATCGGCGGCGGCTGCGCCAGGGGCGCGGTGCTGAAGGCGGCGCGGGAGGCGCTCGCCGACGGCGCGCCGCGGATGGTCTCGGTGCAGCCGGAAAACCTCTTGGCCGAGCTCGGCGTCAGCGCGGGCGAGAGCCGCGACGGCATCCGCTTTGCCAGCAACATGTGCCCGAGCAAGGGCACGATGGATATCTTCGTCGAACCGGTGCTGCCGCATCCTTCGCTCGTCATTCTTGGTGCGAGCCCGGTGGCGCTCTCGCTTGCCGCGCAGGCACGCGTGCTCGGCTATCACGTCACGCTCGCCGCGCCAGCCGCCGATCTCGCCGCGAAACCGGACGCCGATGCGATCATCGACGGCTACCAGCTCGGCGAGCTCAACGACGCTAAACGCTTCGTCGTGGTTTCGACCCAGGGCAAGGGCGACGAAGCCGCGTTGCGCGCCGCCGTTGCGACCAAGGCTGACTATCACGCCTTCGTCGGCAGCCGTCGCAAGATGGCTTCGCTCCGCGCCAAGCTCATCGCTGAGGGCGCGACCGCCGCCGGGACCGACGACGTCAAGGCGCCGGCGGGGCTCGATCTCGGCGCCATCACGCCCGAGGAGATCGCGATGTCGATCCTCGCCGAGATCACCGTGGAACGACGGCGCGGCCAGCGCGCCGCAAACCAGATCGCAAGCAGAGAGTGA
- a CDS encoding vWA domain-containing protein, whose amino-acid sequence MSCCGSSPEFDDLNEVSKLVSARLAAFLRTLRDAGFRVGLAEGQDAATLMSAGYAVRPNLLRAAFKHLFSARKSDWDKFDGLFDAFWLGKRVRSRSRTIGSVPTSSNPSLKGLQDKSAEQGSGQSVADQLPSSDDAPEGRSGEGRMEGASRADNLADVDFRKLSDPDQVAEAHEAAAQLARAMRTRLTRRDLARRRGYRLDLRRTIHRNISHGGVPISLVKRQRKDKPLRLIVLLDASGSMSMYTSLFLRFIHGVLDQFREAEAFLFHTRLAYVSDAMKERDAGRALDRLSIMAQGAGGGTKIGESLQTFNRWHASRVIHSRSCVMIVSDGYETGDAALLGREMAALHRRCRRIVWLNPMMAWEGYAPEARGIKAALPHVDLYAPANSLQSLRALEPYLAKL is encoded by the coding sequence ATGAGCTGCTGTGGCTCCAGCCCCGAATTTGACGACCTCAACGAGGTCTCCAAGCTCGTGTCCGCAAGGCTTGCCGCCTTCCTGCGCACGTTGCGCGACGCAGGCTTTCGCGTCGGCCTCGCCGAGGGACAGGATGCCGCAACGCTGATGTCCGCCGGTTACGCGGTGCGGCCGAACCTGCTCCGCGCGGCGTTCAAGCATCTGTTCTCGGCGCGCAAGTCTGATTGGGACAAGTTCGACGGGCTGTTCGATGCATTCTGGCTCGGCAAGCGCGTGCGGTCACGCTCTCGCACGATCGGCTCGGTGCCAACATCCAGCAATCCATCGCTGAAGGGCTTGCAGGACAAGTCGGCGGAGCAGGGCAGCGGACAGTCCGTCGCCGACCAGCTTCCGTCGTCCGACGACGCGCCGGAGGGACGCTCCGGTGAAGGCCGAATGGAGGGTGCTTCGCGGGCGGACAATCTCGCCGACGTCGATTTCAGAAAGCTCAGCGACCCCGATCAGGTCGCCGAGGCCCATGAGGCAGCGGCGCAGCTCGCGCGCGCGATGCGCACACGGCTGACGCGGCGCGATCTGGCACGCCGACGCGGCTACAGGCTCGATCTCCGGCGTACTATCCATCGCAACATCAGCCATGGCGGCGTTCCGATCTCGCTCGTGAAGCGGCAGCGCAAAGACAAGCCGTTGCGGCTGATCGTGCTCCTCGATGCCTCCGGCTCGATGAGCATGTATACCTCGCTGTTTCTGCGCTTCATCCACGGCGTGCTCGACCAGTTCCGCGAGGCCGAGGCCTTTCTGTTTCACACCCGCCTCGCCTATGTCTCCGATGCGATGAAGGAGAGGGATGCGGGTCGCGCGCTCGATCGGCTCTCGATCATGGCGCAGGGCGCGGGCGGCGGCACGAAGATCGGCGAGAGTCTCCAGACCTTCAACCGCTGGCATGCTTCGCGCGTGATCCATTCGCGCAGCTGCGTGATGATCGTCTCCGACGGCTATGAGACCGGCGACGCCGCCTTGCTCGGACGGGAAATGGCCGCGCTGCACCGGCGTTGCCGTCGCATCGTTTGGCTCAATCCGATGATGGCGTGGGAGGGCTATGCGCCGGAGGCGCGCGGCATCAAGGCGGCGCTGCCGCACGTCGATCTCTATGCGCCCGCGAACTCGCTGCAAAGCCTGCGCGCGCTCGAACCCTATCTGGCGAAGCTCTGA
- a CDS encoding AAA family ATPase: MKGRDEIAQALAASGYIADAELATAISLMRLLRRPLLLEGEAGVGKTEVAKALAKVHATELIRLQCYEGLDQSSALYEWNYQRQLLAIQAHRGSDSIEDQVFSEKYLLERPLLAAIRRARAPVLLIDEIDRADDEFEAFLLELLSDFQVSIPELGTIPAMTIPQVVLTSNGTRELSDALRRRCLYHYVDYPDVDRETRIILARVAGAGPSLSLQIARMVEGVRKEELRKVPGVAETLDWAAALVGLDVSNLHDASEIVHETLICLLKTHEDRARVTPEVTQRLLGKVA, translated from the coding sequence ATGAAGGGCCGTGACGAGATCGCGCAAGCCTTGGCCGCATCGGGCTACATCGCCGATGCGGAGCTCGCGACCGCGATCTCGCTGATGCGATTGTTGCGGCGTCCGCTGCTGCTTGAAGGCGAGGCGGGCGTCGGCAAGACCGAGGTGGCGAAGGCGCTGGCCAAAGTGCACGCGACCGAGCTGATCCGGCTGCAATGCTACGAGGGGCTTGATCAGTCCTCCGCGCTCTACGAGTGGAACTACCAGCGCCAGCTGCTGGCGATCCAGGCGCATCGGGGCAGCGATAGCATCGAGGACCAGGTGTTTTCAGAAAAATACCTGCTCGAACGCCCGCTGCTCGCCGCGATCCGCCGTGCGCGGGCCCCGGTGCTGCTGATCGACGAGATCGACCGCGCCGACGACGAGTTTGAGGCCTTCCTGCTGGAGCTGTTGTCCGACTTCCAGGTCTCGATCCCCGAGCTTGGCACCATTCCCGCAATGACCATCCCGCAAGTGGTGCTGACCTCGAACGGCACGCGCGAGCTGTCCGACGCGCTGCGCCGGCGCTGCCTCTATCACTATGTCGACTATCCCGACGTCGATCGCGAAACCCGGATCATCCTGGCGCGCGTCGCGGGTGCCGGCCCATCGCTGTCGCTCCAGATCGCGCGCATGGTCGAAGGCGTGCGGAAGGAGGAGTTGCGCAAAGTCCCGGGCGTCGCGGAGACGCTGGACTGGGCGGCGGCTCTGGTCGGCCTCGACGTCAGCAATCTCCACGATGCGTCCGAGATCGTGCATGAGACGCTGATCTGCCTGTTGAAGACCCATGAAGACCGCGCCCGCGTCACTCCGGAAGTGACGCAGCGCCTGTTGGGGAAGGTTGCATGA
- a CDS encoding aerobic carbon-monoxide dehydrogenase large subunit: protein MNDMTPTREQRSAALEGMGCKRKRVEDIRFTQGKGNYVDDVKLPGMLHGDFVRSPHPHARVKKIDDSEALKVPGVLAVITAETLKTVNLAWMPTLAGDVQMVLADGKVLFQNQEVAFVVATDRYAADDGINKVIVEYEPLPPLVDPFKSMDADAPVLREDLAGKTAGAHGPRKHHNHIFEWTVGDKELTDAAFNKAEVKIKEMISYHRTHPSPLETCQCVCSFDKIKGELTIYGTFQAPHVIRTVVALIAKLPEQKIHVIAPDIGGGFGNKVGAYPGYICAAVASIVTGKPVKWVEDRIENLTATSFARDYHMTTEIAATKDGKVTGLRVHVLADHGAFDACADPSKWPAGFFNIVTGSYDFPTAHLAVDGVYTNKAPGGVAYRCSFRVTEAAYCIERAMDILAQKLNMDPAELRLKNFIKPEQFPYHSALGWEYDSGDYHTAMRKMMETTGYAALRKEQAEKRAAFKRGETREIMGLGISFFTEIVGAGPSKNCDILGIAMFDSCEIRMHPTGAGIARMGTKSQGQGHETTWAQIIATEIGIPADNIMVEEGNTDTAPYGLGTYGSRSTPVAGAAIAMAARKIKAKAQMIAAYKLEVHEDDLEFDIDGFRVKGLPEKFMSMKDICWAAYNSVPPGMEPGLEAVSYYDPPNMTYPFGAYLCVMDIDVDTGVYKVRRFYALDDCGTRINPMIIEGQVHGGLTEAFAIAMGQEIRYDEVGNVVTGSFMDFFMPTAVETPHWETDFTVTPSPHHPIGAKGVGESPNVGGVPAFSNAVNDAFSFLGSTHIQMPHDFWRNWKAAKDLGAVA from the coding sequence ATGAACGATATGACTCCCACGCGGGAACAACGCAGTGCCGCTCTCGAAGGCATGGGCTGCAAGCGCAAGCGCGTCGAGGACATCCGCTTCACGCAAGGCAAGGGCAATTATGTCGACGATGTCAAATTGCCGGGCATGCTGCATGGCGACTTCGTCCGCTCGCCGCATCCGCATGCGCGGGTCAAGAAGATCGACGACAGCGAGGCGCTGAAGGTGCCGGGCGTGCTCGCGGTCATCACCGCCGAGACGCTGAAGACCGTCAACCTCGCCTGGATGCCGACCTTGGCCGGCGACGTGCAGATGGTTCTCGCGGACGGCAAGGTGCTGTTCCAGAACCAGGAGGTCGCCTTCGTCGTCGCCACCGACCGCTATGCGGCCGATGACGGCATCAACAAGGTGATCGTCGAATACGAGCCGCTACCGCCACTGGTCGATCCCTTCAAGTCGATGGATGCGGACGCGCCGGTGCTGCGCGAGGATCTTGCCGGCAAGACGGCGGGTGCGCACGGCCCGCGCAAGCACCACAACCACATTTTCGAGTGGACGGTCGGCGACAAGGAGCTGACCGACGCCGCCTTCAACAAGGCCGAAGTCAAGATCAAGGAGATGATCTCCTATCACCGCACCCATCCGTCGCCACTGGAGACCTGCCAGTGCGTCTGCTCCTTCGACAAGATCAAGGGTGAGCTCACGATCTACGGCACGTTCCAGGCCCCGCATGTGATCCGCACCGTGGTGGCGCTGATCGCAAAGCTGCCGGAGCAGAAGATCCACGTCATCGCGCCCGACATCGGCGGCGGTTTTGGCAACAAGGTCGGCGCCTATCCCGGTTACATCTGCGCCGCCGTGGCCTCCATCGTCACCGGCAAGCCGGTGAAATGGGTCGAGGACCGCATCGAGAACCTCACCGCGACCTCGTTCGCGCGCGATTACCACATGACCACCGAGATCGCCGCGACGAAAGACGGCAAGGTCACGGGTCTTCGCGTCCATGTGCTCGCCGATCACGGCGCGTTCGACGCTTGCGCCGACCCGTCGAAATGGCCGGCCGGCTTCTTCAACATCGTCACGGGGTCCTATGACTTCCCGACCGCGCATCTGGCGGTGGACGGCGTCTACACCAACAAGGCGCCCGGTGGCGTCGCCTACCGTTGCTCGTTCCGCGTCACGGAGGCGGCTTATTGCATCGAGCGCGCCATGGATATTCTGGCGCAGAAGCTCAACATGGACCCGGCGGAGCTGCGGCTGAAAAACTTCATCAAGCCGGAGCAATTCCCGTATCACTCCGCGCTGGGCTGGGAATACGATTCCGGCGACTACCACACCGCCATGCGCAAGATGATGGAGACGACCGGCTACGCTGCGCTCCGGAAAGAGCAGGCGGAGAAGCGGGCAGCCTTCAAGCGTGGCGAGACCCGCGAGATCATGGGGCTCGGCATCTCCTTCTTCACCGAAATCGTCGGCGCCGGTCCGTCGAAGAATTGCGACATCCTGGGCATCGCGATGTTCGATTCCTGCGAGATCCGCATGCATCCGACCGGTGCGGGCATCGCGCGCATGGGCACCAAGAGCCAGGGCCAGGGCCACGAGACCACCTGGGCGCAGATTATCGCGACCGAGATCGGAATTCCCGCCGACAACATCATGGTGGAAGAGGGCAACACCGACACCGCGCCCTACGGGCTCGGCACCTATGGCTCGCGCTCGACGCCCGTTGCGGGTGCGGCCATCGCCATGGCTGCGCGAAAGATCAAGGCCAAGGCGCAGATGATCGCGGCCTACAAGCTCGAGGTCCACGAGGACGATCTCGAATTCGACATCGACGGTTTCCGGGTGAAGGGTCTGCCGGAAAAATTCATGTCGATGAAGGATATCTGCTGGGCGGCGTACAATTCGGTGCCGCCGGGCATGGAGCCGGGGCTGGAAGCGGTGAGCTATTACGATCCGCCCAACATGACTTATCCTTTTGGCGCGTATCTCTGCGTGATGGACATCGATGTCGACACCGGCGTGTACAAGGTCCGGCGCTTCTATGCGCTGGACGATTGCGGCACCCGCATCAATCCGATGATCATCGAGGGCCAGGTCCATGGCGGCCTGACCGAAGCTTTCGCCATCGCGATGGGGCAGGAGATCCGCTACGACGAGGTCGGCAACGTCGTCACCGGCTCGTTCATGGATTTCTTCATGCCGACTGCGGTGGAGACGCCGCACTGGGAAACCGACTTCACCGTCACCCCGTCGCCGCATCACCCGATCGGCGCCAAGGGCGTCGGCGAGAGCCCGAATGTCGGCGGCGTGCCGGCCTTCTCCAATGCCGTCAACGATGCGTTCTCGTTCTTAGGGAGCACGCATATCCAGATGCCGCACGATTTCTGGCGCAACTGGAAGGCGGCGAAGGATCTGGGCGCGGTGGCGTAG
- a CDS encoding (2Fe-2S)-binding protein translates to MAKTHVTMKVNGAEVEGLVEPRTLLVHFIRENLQMTGTHIGCETTHCGACTVDIDGMSVKSCTMFAVQAEGSDITTIEGMANADGTLSALQEGFRMMHGLQCGFCTPGMIVRAHRLLKENPSPSEPEIRMGISGNICRCTGYQNIVKAIQYAAAKINGVEFREAAE, encoded by the coding sequence ATGGCCAAAACACATGTGACCATGAAGGTGAACGGCGCCGAGGTCGAAGGCCTCGTCGAGCCGCGCACGTTGCTGGTGCATTTCATCCGCGAGAACTTGCAGATGACCGGCACCCATATCGGCTGCGAGACGACCCATTGCGGCGCTTGTACTGTCGATATCGACGGCATGTCGGTGAAGTCCTGCACGATGTTTGCGGTGCAGGCGGAGGGAAGCGACATCACCACGATCGAGGGCATGGCCAACGCCGACGGCACGCTGTCCGCGCTTCAGGAAGGGTTCCGCATGATGCACGGCCTGCAATGCGGCTTCTGCACGCCTGGCATGATCGTGCGGGCGCATCGCCTGCTGAAGGAAAATCCCTCGCCGAGCGAGCCGGAAATCCGGATGGGCATCTCCGGCAACATCTGCCGCTGCACCGGCTACCAGAACATCGTCAAAGCCATTCAATACGCCGCCGCAAAAATCAACGGCGTGGAATTCCGGGAGGCCGCAGAATGA
- a CDS encoding FAD binding domain-containing protein: MIPGSFSYHRPASVADAVKLLSDLGEDARPLAGGHSLVPMMKLRLATPAHLVDLHGIAALKGISRDGNNLVIGAMTTQHELLASDEVAKAMPIMHEAALLIADPQVRYRGTIGGNVANGDPGNDMPALMMTLGATYRLEGASGARDVPAADFYQGAYFTALEPGEILTSVSVPVPATGHGYAYEKLKRKVGDYATAAAAVVLTLAGGKVATCSIGLTNVHETPLLAADAAKVVIGTSLDAATLKKAAVAAEAIMAPAADARGPVEYRKHVGGIMVTRALQRAAAVAK, from the coding sequence ATGATCCCGGGCTCATTCAGCTATCACCGGCCGGCGAGTGTCGCCGACGCCGTCAAACTGTTGTCCGACCTCGGCGAGGATGCGCGGCCGCTGGCCGGCGGCCACAGCCTGGTGCCGATGATGAAGCTTCGGCTCGCCACCCCCGCCCATCTGGTCGATCTGCACGGCATCGCCGCCCTCAAGGGCATCAGCCGCGACGGCAACAATCTCGTCATCGGCGCGATGACCACCCAGCACGAGCTGCTGGCCTCGGATGAGGTCGCGAAGGCGATGCCGATCATGCACGAGGCGGCGCTGCTGATCGCCGATCCGCAGGTGCGCTACCGCGGCACGATCGGCGGCAATGTCGCCAATGGCGATCCCGGCAACGACATGCCGGCGCTGATGATGACATTGGGTGCGACCTACCGCCTCGAAGGCGCCAGTGGCGCCCGTGACGTTCCGGCCGCGGATTTCTACCAGGGCGCCTATTTCACCGCGCTCGAGCCCGGCGAGATCCTGACCTCCGTCTCGGTCCCCGTGCCGGCGACCGGTCACGGCTACGCCTACGAAAAGCTCAAGCGCAAGGTCGGCGATTACGCGACCGCGGCTGCGGCCGTCGTGCTGACCCTGGCGGGCGGCAAGGTCGCGACCTGTTCAATCGGCCTCACCAACGTCCACGAGACGCCGCTGCTGGCCGCCGACGCCGCCAAGGTCGTGATCGGGACCAGCCTCGACGCCGCGACCTTGAAGAAAGCTGCGGTCGCAGCCGAGGCAATCATGGCGCCTGCCGCCGATGCCCGCGGGCCGGTCGAATACCGAAAACATGTCGGCGGCATCATGGTGACGCGCGCGCTGCAACGCGCCGCGGCCGTCGCCAAGTAG
- a CDS encoding MHYT domain-containing protein: protein MFEGHDPYLVALSVAIASLGGYTGFALAARIRNTPGVSNRVMLAGAAAFLAVGIWTMHFVGMLAAPLPPDTVYLVLPTIISFLICALVVGISLFFVSIGEPSLKRVASSAILLGVGIASMHYVGIHGLAGSFSIAHDPTMVWLSIVVAIVTAYGGLRAFLAQQEGIRLIVSSIAFGVAVSGMHYTAMLGMHFEPLTAGGHHHLGGSLAASQQILSIVVAVLCFVIAAGFLLSLVPDRRQAAIVLAEPISPPVAPEPAAQVAVSPWPKSAPLGGLGQPPRAPVPRLPVESADGTHFIETANVRSVRADAHYTRVHDGTRERMCPWSISEAEAQLDPSLFLRVHRSHIVAIPHVALVRKEGDGAVLELDGPSPHRVPVSRAKIAEVKARLGLANRRQA, encoded by the coding sequence ATGTTCGAAGGACACGATCCCTATCTCGTCGCGCTTTCCGTGGCGATAGCGAGCCTGGGTGGCTATACCGGCTTTGCGCTTGCGGCTCGCATCCGCAACACGCCCGGCGTCAGTAACCGCGTGATGCTCGCGGGCGCGGCGGCGTTTCTGGCCGTCGGTATTTGGACCATGCATTTCGTCGGCATGTTGGCGGCGCCGCTGCCGCCGGATACGGTCTATCTGGTCCTTCCCACCATCATCTCGTTTCTGATCTGCGCGCTGGTGGTCGGCATCTCGCTTTTCTTTGTCTCGATCGGCGAGCCGTCCCTCAAGCGCGTGGCCTCGTCGGCCATCCTGCTCGGCGTCGGCATCGCCAGCATGCATTATGTCGGGATCCATGGACTGGCCGGGTCCTTCAGCATCGCGCACGACCCGACCATGGTCTGGCTGTCGATCGTGGTCGCGATCGTCACCGCCTACGGCGGCCTGCGCGCTTTCCTGGCGCAGCAGGAGGGAATTCGCCTGATCGTCAGCTCGATCGCCTTCGGCGTTGCCGTCTCCGGCATGCATTACACCGCGATGCTCGGCATGCATTTCGAGCCGCTGACGGCGGGCGGGCATCACCATCTCGGCGGCAGTCTCGCCGCGTCGCAGCAAATCCTGTCCATCGTGGTCGCCGTCCTCTGCTTCGTGATCGCCGCCGGCTTCCTGCTCTCGCTGGTGCCGGATCGGCGGCAAGCGGCGATCGTGTTGGCGGAACCGATCTCTCCGCCCGTTGCGCCAGAGCCGGCAGCTCAGGTCGCCGTATCGCCATGGCCCAAGTCGGCGCCGCTCGGCGGTCTCGGCCAGCCGCCCCGTGCGCCAGTTCCCCGGTTACCGGTCGAAAGCGCCGACGGAACCCATTTCATCGAGACGGCCAATGTCCGCAGCGTCCGCGCCGATGCACACTACACCCGCGTCCACGACGGCACCCGCGAGCGGATGTGTCCCTGGTCGATCTCGGAGGCCGAGGCGCAGCTCGATCCCTCGCTGTTCCTGCGGGTTCACCGCAGCCATATCGTCGCCATCCCCCATGTCGCGCTGGTCCGGAAAGAGGGAGACGGCGCGGTGCTCGAGCTCGACGGCCCGTCACCACACCGGGTGCCGGTGAGTCGGGCCAAGATCGCCGAGGTGAAGGCGCGGCTGGGGCTGGCGAACCGGCGGCAGGCGTAA
- a CDS encoding 6,7-dimethyl-8-ribityllumazine synthase, with protein sequence MNQMLPDPQAENSQTQPPPVPVDPPPVPEHPRFAKPQRVAFVEACWHHDVVQEARFAFLKEAEARHLTHVDVFEVPGSFEIPLHAQVLAKTRRYTAIVAAGLVVDGGIYRHEFVADTVIKALMDVQLRTEVPVFSAVLTPQQFHETEVHYDFFRKHFAIKGVEVAAACAETLLGLERLRGQVAAGIV encoded by the coding sequence ATGAATCAGATGTTGCCAGACCCCCAAGCCGAAAATTCCCAGACGCAGCCGCCGCCGGTTCCAGTGGATCCGCCGCCGGTACCCGAGCATCCGCGTTTCGCCAAGCCGCAGCGGGTCGCCTTCGTCGAGGCCTGCTGGCATCACGACGTCGTGCAGGAGGCGCGCTTCGCCTTCCTGAAGGAAGCCGAGGCGCGGCACCTCACCCATGTCGACGTGTTCGAGGTACCAGGCTCGTTCGAGATCCCGCTGCATGCACAGGTTCTCGCCAAGACGCGGCGCTACACCGCGATCGTCGCGGCCGGCCTCGTCGTCGACGGCGGCATCTATCGCCACGAGTTCGTTGCCGACACCGTGATCAAGGCGCTGATGGACGTGCAGCTCCGCACCGAGGTGCCGGTATTCTCCGCCGTGCTGACGCCGCAGCAATTCCACGAGACCGAGGTGCATTACGATTTCTTCCGCAAGCACTTTGCAATCAAGGGCGTCGAGGTCGCGGCAGCGTGCGCGGAGACATTGCTCGGCCTGGAGCGCCTGCGCGGCCAGGTCGCTGCGGGAATTGTGTAG
- a CDS encoding YbjN domain-containing protein, whose product MSLLEGTIDSRNHPLAVVEDIAASNNWPFERSGEDELTIVSKGQWTDYQLSFTWMGEIEALHLACAFDMKIPLARRSEVQRLVAAINEQLWVGHFDLWTNTGMIMHRQALVLPGGLTASTAQCEAMLAGAIHACERYFPAFQFVVWAGKTTAQAMDAAMFDTVGEA is encoded by the coding sequence ATGTCCCTGCTCGAAGGCACTATCGATTCCCGAAATCACCCGCTTGCGGTGGTCGAGGATATCGCGGCCAGCAACAACTGGCCGTTTGAACGCTCCGGCGAAGACGAGCTCACGATTGTCTCGAAGGGACAATGGACCGACTACCAGCTCTCCTTCACCTGGATGGGCGAGATCGAGGCGCTGCATCTGGCTTGCGCCTTCGACATGAAGATTCCGCTCGCGCGCAGGTCTGAGGTGCAGCGACTGGTTGCCGCGATCAATGAGCAATTGTGGGTCGGGCACTTCGATCTCTGGACCAACACCGGCATGATCATGCACCGCCAGGCGCTGGTGCTGCCCGGCGGGCTCACCGCATCGACCGCGCAATGCGAAGCCATGCTCGCCGGCGCCATCCACGCCTGCGAGCGCTATTTTCCGGCGTTCCAATTTGTGGTGTGGGCGGGTAAGACCACCGCGCAGGCCATGGACGCCGCGATGTTCGATACGGTGGGTGAGGCGTAA